In the genome of Sardina pilchardus chromosome 17, fSarPil1.1, whole genome shotgun sequence, the window TGAGTTGCATGCATTTATAAACCAGATGAGCAACCTGAATAAACCAGATGAGCAACCAAACAATACGGTGCAGGGTAATATATGGCGTAGGCTACCATTTTTTCCCCGATTTCATcagttttgcaaatgcacaaatcGATATAATAAAAACGCAATGAAACGCAGCTCACTTCCTTTCCCCGATTTGAATTCTTCGACTTACTTCGTCACTGCTCGGTAATTTCCGTTTCCGTAATTGGATTCTGGGATTCTAATGTGTTTGTATCGTGGTCAACCACGCGAATGCGTGATAACAGCCTTCTGAACCTGCTAGAAGGCGGAGATGGCGCCTTCTAACCCATAACTATGAGGCTGGCTGATTACGATTGATAACGCCCATTCAATGGACTGATAACGTCCGAAGCGGGCGCACCACTGACACTTCTGCagtcagctgttctgtcactATGACAACTTTCGCGTTGCGTGATGAAGGAGAAACCATCGGGAGAAATGGGGGGAGGGCACGGAACCTCTGAAATCAGTGACGTGTTTGTTGATgcaaattaattattaatttaggCAAACATACAGCATACAAAGTGAAAAGATACAATGACTACACACCAGGGgttctatacaaataaaaatataataattatcattttatgggaaggggcttttagaaaaccattataggcctacataaaaatgtACTTAATTTTGTTTGGAAGAGAAATTAATCGAACATTCGGTCACACTTAGGTGCCAATGCAGTTTAGGTGTTAGCACTGTCGTAGGACAGCCTATTCTCTGGTATCAGTGTGGCAAGACAGCTTTCCGCAGAGGTGACTGGATGTCTGGGAAAGTGGTTGGGAGTGGCAGGGCAGTGTCTTATGGCCGTGACAGTGAGGGTGTCCAGGGACAGTACTTGGCTCTCCCAAGAAGGCGTCTATAGTCttgggacagtgcttgggtgtcccgagacagccctgctgaaaaaaacagcaagaaaccaacttaggctggtagctggttttagctggttttagctggtctttgcccaaaacacagttattattgctggtctttgctggtgtagctggttaggccaccagctagacatgctggtgtgaccatctgaggaagctggtcgtgctggtgtgaccagcctgtcgtttgggatacagctggtttaagatggtcatgctggtgaccagcctgtccagcttgacaaagatggtcaagctggttttctataatgaccaacataagctggcgtggccagtaaaaaccagcaatgtagaccagcaacaccaactaaaatgaccagcttaaggtggtacgacaatcaaaaccagctgaattaccatcataagctgggtaaaccagctgaaggtgtgttttcgcgagagttttgctggtctagctggttaaccatcaaagggtggtcaaacaagctggttaacaagctggtcaaccagcaaaccacctttagctggtcaggctggttttttcagcagggagtgcttaggtgtcccggcaCAGTGCTtgagtgtcccgggacagtgcttgggtgtcctgagacagtgtctgggtgtctcgggacagtgcttaggtgtcccgggacagtgcttaggtgtcccgggacagtgtctagtgtctcaggacagtgtctgggtgtcctgTGACAGTGCATAGGTGTCCcaggacagtgtctgggtgtcccgggacagtgtcaagtgtctcgggacagtgtctgggtgtcccgggacagtgcttaggtgtcccgggacagtatCTGgatgtcccgggacagtgtcaagtgtctcgggacagtgtctgggtgtcccggaaCAGTGTCAAATGTCTCGGGACattgtctgggtgtcccgggacagtgcttaggtgtcccgggacagtgtgtagtgtctcgggacagtgcttgggtgtcccgagacagtggctgggtgtcccgggacagtgcttaggtgtcccgggacagtgtctagtgtctcgggacagtgtttgggtgtcccgggaaagtggctgggtgtcccgggacagtgcttaggtgtcccgagacagtgtctgggtgtcccgggacagtgcttaggtgtaccgggacagtgtctagtgtgtcgggacagtgtctgggtgtcctatgacagtgtttgggtgtcccgggacagtgcttaggtgtcccgggacagtgtcaaGTGTCTcaggacagtgtctgggtgtcccgggacagtgtgtagtgtctcgggacagtgcttgggtgtcccgagacagtgtctgggtgtcccgggacagtgcttaggtgtccggGGACAGTGTCTGGATGtaccgggacagtgcttaggtgtccctgGACAGTGTcaagtgtctcgggacagtgtctgggtgtcccgggacagtgcttaggtgtctcgggacagtacttaggtgtcccgggacagtgtctagtgtcccgggacagtgtctaggtGTCCcaggacagtggctgggtgtcccgggacagtgcttaggtgtcccgggacagtgtctgggtgtcccgggacagtgcttaggtgtactgggacagtgtctagtgtctcgggacagtgtctgggtgtcctaTGACAGTGCTTAGGTGGCCTGGGACAGTGTcaagtgtctcgggacagtgtctgggtgtccggGGACAGTGTCTGgatgtcccgggacagtgcttaggtgtccctgGACAGTGTcaagtgtctcgggacagtgtctgggtgtcccgggacagtgcttaggtgtcccgggacagtgtgcagtgtctcgggacagtgcttaggtgtcccgggacagtgtctaggtGTCCcaggacagtggctgggtgtcccgggacagtgcttaggtgtcccgggacagtgtctgggtgtcccgggacagtgcttaggtgtaccgggacagtgtctagtgtctcgggacagtgtctgggtttCCCGGGACAGTGcataggtgtcccgggacagtggctgggtgtccTGGGACAGTGCTAAGGTGTCCCGGAACaatgtctagtgtctcgggacagtgcttaggtgtcccgggacagtgtctgggtgtcccgggacagtgtctagtgtctcgggacagtgcttaggtgtcccgggacagtggctgggtgtcccgggacagttcaCAGGCCAAaagcaacagtacagtacagttcttgCTCCCACTGCTACTACTGGAGATTTAGTTACCTTCATATCTGCTTGAGGGAATTCAACAGGATGTGCTACAATGATTGTGCTGGAGTCCTCTCCTTGATATGGGGTCTCAACAGCAACAGCGTCATCCTAAACAAGAGTACAAAAATAATTTTGTTAAGGATGGACATGTTCGTAGCGACTCTTTGATTTATAGACCTATTGTGATACATGGGTAAACgcatttaaaagcaacagtcTATACTTAAGGTAAGAGGTGGTCACTTTTGTAAATGTAACCCATGGTTAAATTAATCTAATATCACTACTAACTATTACAATCACACTTGATTGTGGTATATGTTATGTGTGGGGACCAATTCCATGGTTGTCCGAGgtcaacttcacacacacacacacagtcagtcaacCGTGTGGGGCACATACTATAGTCAacttcacatacatacactcagtcAGTCAACCGTGTGGGGTACATATATAAAATTAGCTGCAAATGTAAACTTTTGCATTGAAATCAACATCACGTAGGCTTCTACCCTATTTGAAGTTCACCATCTTCTCCTAAAGTTCATCATCTAGCCTGGATAATGAAATATGTGTAAACAACACTGTACCAAAGCCAACCTTAACTCACTGACCAACACCcaaatcataaataaataaacctaaGGTCACTTTGTGATGCCACATTATCTGCTACTGAATAGTTGCATTCTATTCCCAAAGGAGAATAAAGAAAGTACACTGATTTAGTTACCTTCAAATCTGCTTGAGGGGATTCAACCACAGCAGGATGTGCTACAGTGATTGTGCTGGAGTCCTCTCCTTGATATGGGGTctcaacagcaacagcatcatCCTAAACAGGAGTAAAATTATAATTTAGTTAAGGATGGACATGTTCATAGCGACTCTTTGATGTATAGATCTATTGTAATACATGGGTAAACgcatttaaaagcaacagtcTATACCTAAAGTAGGAGGTGGTCACCTTTGTAAATGTAACCCAAGGTTAAATTATTCTAATATCACTACTAACTATTACAATCACGCTTGATTGTGGTATATGTTATGTGTGGGGACCAATTCCATGGTTGTCTGAAgccagcttcacacacacagtcagtcaacCGTGTGGGGCACATACTATAGTcaacttcacatacacacacacagtcagtcaacCGTGTGGGGTACATATATAAAATTAGATGCAAATGTAAACTTTTGCATTGAAATCAACATCGCGTAGGCTTCTACCCTATTTGAAGTTCACCATCTTCTCCTAAAGTTCATCATCTAGCCTGGATAATGAAATATGTGTAAACAACACTGTACCAAAGCCAACCTTAACTCACTGACCAACACCcaaatcataaataaataaacctaaGGTCACTTTGTGGTGCCACATTATCTGCTACTGAATAGTTGCATTCTATTCCCAAAGGAGAATAAAGAAAGTACACTGATTTAGTTACCTTCAGATCTGCTTGAGGGGATTCAACCACAGCCGGATGTGCTACATTGATTGTGCTGGAGTCCTCTCCTTGATATGGGGTctcaacagcaacagcatcatCCTAAACAAGAGTAAAATTATAATTTAGTTAAGGATGGACATGTTCGTAGCGACTCTTTGATGTATAGACCTATTGTAATACATGGGtaaacacatttaaaagcaacagtcTATACCTAAAGTAGGAGGTGGTCACCTTTGTAAATGTAACCCAAGGTTAAATTATTCTAATATCACTACTAACTATAACAATCACGCTTGATTGTGATATATGTTATGTGTGGGGACCAATTCCATGGTTGTCTGAAgccagcttcacacacacagtcagtcaacCGTGTGGGGCACATATTATAGTcaacttcacatacacacacacagtcagtcaacCGTGTGGGGTACATATATAAAATTAGCTGCAAATGTAAACTTTTGCATTGAAATCAACATCACGTAGGCCTCTACCCTATTTGAAGTTCACAATCTTCTCCTAAAGTTCATCATCTAGCCTGGATATTATAACACATGTAAATAACACTGTACCACAGACAACCTTAGCTCACTGACCAACACCcaaatcataaataaataaacctatGGTCACTTTGTGGTGCCACATTATCTGCAACAGAACAGTTCCATTCTATTTTCAAAGGAGAATAAAGAAAGTACACTGATTTAGTTACCTTCAGATCTGCTTGAGGGAATTCAACCACAACAGGATGTGCTACAATGATTGAGCTGGAGTCCTCTGCTTGACATGGGGTctcaacagcaacagcatcatCCTAAACAAGAGTACAAACATAATTTAGTTAAGGATGGACATGTATGTGGCGATTTAATAGTTGCTACTAACGTTCTCAAGGTTTCCTAATGTACACTTCATAGCTACTTGAACTGAATTGTCTACATGTGAATCGAAACAGCTACAGATGATTCAAAGTGTTGAGGCAAAGTTGGTATTTCATCGGCCAAAGAGAAGATGCTACTCTGCTTGAATTTCAGTCCCTCTCTGTGGCCACTGCTTTTGCATCATCTCTACTTCCCCTTTTGGCCCGCTCGTGTTTGTTGCCTATAAAGTACCATCCCAAAGCGGCCAGAGACTGCGGTCATGACTTTTTCGCACACTTACAACagcattatgtgtctgtcactgGTGAAAATGAGTGGATTACAAAAGTctaaaaaataaagataaagataCAAATCTCCTATAACATACTTGCATGGCTATAACCATCAATGACAAAACGTTTTTCCTTCAATTGTTAACAATCTTACCTGTTTTCTCCATGGCCAGTCCATATCATCGTAATTGTAGGTAACTCGCCTCATCTGACTGTTTGAATCGAGATGATCATCATTGACTATTAGTCATTTATGAACAGTAATATAATAACATTTGTGAGATTGTTAAAATaatagatataaaatataaattgtaggctactacagtAATAGTCTGaacatttatttgtattttatctTTTCTATTGCCTAGattttctctctcc includes:
- the LOC134062526 gene encoding uncharacterized protein LOC134062526; translation: MRRVTYNYDDMDWPWRKQDDAVAVETPCQAEDSSSIIVAHPVVVEFPQADLKDDAVAVETPYQGEDSSTINVAHPAVVESPQADLKDDAVAVETPYQGEDSSTITVAHPAVVESPQADLKDDAVAVETPYQGEDSSTIIVAHPVEFPQADMKDDAVAVETPYQGEDSSTITVPHPAVVESPQADLTEVKVKRLAQDKKRDQIVYSTQTIRKKPGNLEEIHTVKKYGHAVSIGNLIVIPTFWFLFVLCVYFFVEKKRGSL